A region from the Salvia splendens isolate huo1 chromosome 15, SspV2, whole genome shotgun sequence genome encodes:
- the LOC121768919 gene encoding nucleolin-like has translation MDGDMKGFLKVLKCAFVDSRFERPPLAEKKEDEIVWEDKHMVEIELVAGGEAGARAGMVPGFEDDYVMDMMDDDEALRLIDEYHGIEDLEEEEDPEEEEDPEEEEDPEEES, from the coding sequence ATGGATGGCGACATGAAAGGCTTTCTGAAGGTCTTGAAGTGTGCTTTTGTTGACTCCCGTTTTGAGCGACCACCGTTGGCAGAGAAGAAGGAAGATGAGATAGTATGGGAGGACAAGCACATGGTCGAGATTGAACTCGTAGCAGGGGGCGAAGCCGGAGCAAGAGCAGGAATGGTTCCGGGCTTCGAGGATGACTATGTGATGGACATGATGGATGATGACGAGGCCCTCCGTCTGATTGATGAGTATCACGGGATAGAGGacctggaagaagaagaggatccggaagaggaagaggatccggaggaagaagaagacccAGAGGAAGAAAGTTAG
- the LOC121767029 gene encoding norbelladine synthase-like, whose amino-acid sequence MYGTMSAEMTVDVPTTEARKLHGTLQLPKVAEEANSDFISRVDVVQGDGGAGTILEVFFHPGMESFKEKFMVVDNEKRVKETEVVDSGFLDLGFTMYRIRFNVID is encoded by the exons ATGTACGGAACAATGTCCGCTGAGATGACGGTTGATGTACCGACAACCGAAGCGCGGAAGCTCCACGGCACACTACAGCTCCCCAAAGTGGCGGAGGAAGCCAACTCCGACTTTATCAGCCGGGTCGACGTCGTCCAAGGGGACGGCGGCGCCGGAACCATTCTCGAAGTCTTTTTCCATCCAG GAATGGAGTCGTTCAAGGAGAAATTCATGGTGGTGGATAACGAGAAGCGTGTGAAGGAGACAGAGGTTGTGGACAGTGGATTTCTGGATCTAGGGTTCACGATGTATCGTATCAGATTCAATGTGATAGACTAA